One Panicum virgatum strain AP13 chromosome 3N, P.virgatum_v5, whole genome shotgun sequence DNA segment encodes these proteins:
- the LOC120668065 gene encoding ubiquitin carboxyl-terminal hydrolase 8-like produces DAPAPAPDLDPAPPPPPPPPPAPAPADEEDDRVFLVPLRWWKEAQEGAAIEATGLPYAAAPVGPTSYGMRVLSMFIYDQAYTLRRADDLLHQPAPDASHAQGRSYALLAADLFTKARDWHIDSVKSAGKYSSLTEDGSVNIYPIMLRVSVTQDNALTVKIGKKDNSSENFRRANKILTADSEPVHIWDFSGRTTYILMNAWNRMPHDSKSADHEMPLEIQIYDLSKPVANGADGKRDGLALTLGGSVFSNGSITDMDLDSSSGSSKQVGSGLTGLDNLGNTCFMNSAVQCLAHTSKLVDYFLGDFCKEINTHNPLGMKGELAYAFGDLLRKLWAIDRTPVAPRQFKAKLARFAPQFSGFNQHDSQELLAFLLDGLHEDLNRVKCKPYSEAKDSDGRPDEEVADEYWGNHLARNDSIIVDICQGQYKSTLVCPICKKVSVTFDPFMYLSLPLPSTTMRTMTITVFSTDGTTGPSPYTVSVPKSGDTRTLINALSNACSLQDDERLLVAEVYNNSIIRYLDEPSEVISLIRDGDRLVAYRLRKDSEDAPIVVFRSQRMESSLSSFGRKSWKTFGAPLVSNLPDNTVTGSTICNLFLKVMTPFRVSKDDVSVGDERIGESSLANETADTDMSTDTSEQTSLNNNTLEDETGTEDAMQFFLTNERFPDQRMKIEMDQPITVKGPLRRLHVVVCWLDDGLEQYNLGSLDSLPEIYKAVLFSRRPQDTCSLYACLEAFIKEEPLGPEDMWYCPGCKEHRQASKKLDLWRLPEILIIHLKRFSYSRYTKNKLETFVDFPIHDLDLSKYIGHRCQQIPHNYRLYAISNHYGSMGGGHYTAYVYDERKKGWYDFDDRHVGPITEDSIKTSAAYVLFYRRIHEDSLDTGTDIDSDIPT; encoded by the exons gacgcccccgcccccgccccggaCCTGGATCCTgctcccccgcccccgcccccgcccccgcccgcgcccgcgcccgccgatGAGGAGGACGACCGCGTCTTCCTCGTGCCCCTTAG GTGGTGGAAGGAGGCGCAGGAGGGCGCCGCGATCGAGGCGACCGGGCTGCCCTACGCGGCCGCGCCGGTGGGGCCGACCTCCTACGGCATGAGGGTGCTCAGCATGTTCATCTACGACCAGGCCTACACCCTCCGCCgcgcggacgacctcctccaccagccggCCCCCGACGCCTCGCACGCGCAGGGGAGGAGCTacgcgctcctcgccgccgacctcTTCACCAAGGCCCGGGACTG GCATATTGATTCTGTCAAGTCCGCGGGCAAATATTCTTCCCTTACTGAAGATGGCTCAGTGAATATTTACCCTATAATGCTAAGAGTCTCAGTCACCCAAGATAATGCACTTACAGTGAAGATTGGCAAAAAG GACAACTCGTCAGAGAACTTTAGAAGGGCAAACAAGATTCTGACTGCAGACTCTGAACCG GTTCACATATGGGATTTCTCTGGGCGAACAACATACATATTGATGAATGCATGGAACCGAATGCCCCATGACTCAAAATCTGCAGATCATGAG ATGCCTCTAGAAATACAGATCTATGATTTGTCAAAACCTGTGGCCAATGGTGCTGATGGGAAGAGAGATGGGTTAGCATTGACATTGGGTGGTTCGGTTTTTAGCAATGGCAGTATCACGGACATGGATCTGGATTCATCAAGTGGAAGCTCTAAGCAAGTTGGCTCTGGTTTAACAGGATTAGATAATCTTGGAAACACATGTTTTATGAACAGTGCAGTCCAATGCTTGGCTCATACTTCAAAACTAGTCGACTATTTCCTTGGCGATTTCTGTAAAGAAATAAACACGCATAATCCACTGGGGATGAAG GGGGAGCTCGCATATGCATTTGGCGATTTGTTGAGGAAGCTATGGGCTATTGATAGAACCCCGGTCGCGCCACGCCAATTCAAGGCCAAACTTGCACGCTTTGCTCCCCAATTCAGTGGCTTTAACCAACATGATTCACAG GAGCTTCTTGCTTTCCTATTGGATGGACTTCATGAAGATTTGAATCGTGTTAAATGTAAACCATATTCCGAAGCAAAAGATTCAGATGGTCGTCCGGATGAAGAGGTTGCAGATGAGTACTGGGGCAACCATTTAGCCCGAAATGATTCTATCATAGTTGATATCTGCCAG GGTCAATACAAGTCAACGTTAGTCTGCCCAATATGCAAGAAAGTTTCTGTAACATTTGACCCGTTTATGTATTTATCTTTGCCCCTACCTTCAACAACAATGAGAACAATGACAATAACTGTCTTCAGCACTGACGGGACTACTGGGCCATCTCCTTACACTGTCAGTGTGCCAAAATCTGGAGATACGAGGACCCTTATCAATGCATTAAGCAACGCTTGTTCGTTGCAAGATGATGAGCGCCTCCTGGTTGCTGAG GTCTACAATAATTCCATTATCCGGTACTTGGATGAACCTTCTGAAGTCATCTCCTTGATTAGAGATGGAGATCGTTTGGTTGCATATAGACTTCGAAAAGACAGTGAAGATGCTCCTATTGTGGTCTTCAGAAGCCAGCGTATGGA GTCGTCCCTCTCCAGTTTTGGCAGGAAGTCATGGAAGACTTTTGGCGCCCCACTCGTGTCAAACCTTCCTGACAATACAGTAACTGGAAGTACTATCTGCAACCTTTTCCTGAAGGTTATGACTCCATTCAGAGTATCAAAGGATGATGTTTCAGTTGGAGATGAAAGAATTGGCGAGAGCAGTCTGGCTAATGAAACTGCAGATACCGATATGAGCACTGATACCTCAGAGCAAACTAGCTTAAACAACAATACTCTTGAGGATGAAACCGGAACTGAAGATGCAATGCAGTTTTTCCTGACTAACGAGAGGTTCCCAGACCAACGCATGAAGATAGAAATGGATCAACCCATTACAGTGAAAGGTCCGCTGAGGCGTCTGCATGTGGTTGTGTGTTGGCTGGACGATGGACTGGAGCAATACAATCTTGGTTCTTTGGATTCTCTTCCAGAGATTTACAAAGCCGTGTTATTTTCAAGGAGACCGCAGGACACATGTTCTCTATATGCATGCCTGGAAGCTTTTATCAAGGAAGAACCATTAGGCCCAGAAGACATGTG GTATTGCCCAGGTTGTAAAGAGCATCGGCAGGCTAGTAAGAAGCTAGACCTTTGGAGGTTACCTGAGATCCTTATAATACACCTTAAAAGGTTTTCGTACAGCCGCTACACCAAAAACAAGCTGGAGACGTTTGTCGACTTCCCGATTCATGATCTTGACCTGTCAAAGTATATTGGTCACAGATGCCAACAGATTCCCCACAATTACCGACTATATGCTATCAGCAATCACTATGGAAGCATGGGAGGTGGTCACTATACAGCTTATGTTTAT GACGAAAGGAAAAAAGGGTGGTATGACTTTGATGATCGTCATGTGGGTCCTATAACCGAGGACAGCATAAAGACATCGGCAGCTTATGTCCTTTTTTACAGGAGGATACATGAGGATAGCTTAGATACAGGTACAGACATAGATTCTGATATTCCAACttga
- the LOC120666994 gene encoding protein YABBY 6-like isoform X1, with translation MSSQIAAAVDHVCYVHCNFCNTVLAVSVPGNSMLNVVTVRCGHCTNLLSVNLRALMHSLPEQQDQLQLFDSHENIKAHGINGSHLEFGSSSSKFRLPMMYLPQNQHHLLQEQTLNAHPPEKRQRIPSAYNRFIKEEIRRIKANNPDISHREAFSTAAKNWAHYPNIHFGLSPGREGGKKLVDEDVSASPPPKKIQSLY, from the exons ATGTCGTCCCAGATCGCGGCAGCGGTGGATCATGTGTGCTACGTTCACTGCAACTTCTGCAACACAGTTCTCGCG GTGAGTGTCCCTGGGAATAGCATGCTCAACGTCGTGACAGTCCGGTGTGGACACTGCACAAATCTATTGTCAGTGAACCTGAGAGCACTGATGCACTCACTCCCAGAGCAACAGGATCAGCTACAG TTGTTCGATTCCCATGAGAACATCAAGGCCCATGGCATCAATGGCAGTCATTTGGAGTTTGGTTCTTCGTCCTCGAAGTTCCGACTGCCTATGATGTACTTGCCACAAAACCAACACCACCTGCTGCAGGAACAGACGCTAAATGCTCATC CTCCAGAGAAGAGGCAACGGATTCCATCGGCGTACAACAGATTCATCAA GGAAGAGATCCGCAGGATAAAAGCAAACAACCCTGACATTAGCCACAGGGAAGCCTTTAGCACAGCAGCCAAGAAC TGGGCACATTATCCAAATATCCATTTCGGGCTAAGCCCCGGACGGGAGGGTGGCAAGAAGCTCGTCGATGAGGATGTCTCAGCCTCTCCGCCGCCTAAGAAGATCCAAAGTCTCTActga
- the LOC120666994 gene encoding protein YABBY 6-like isoform X2, which produces MSSQIAAAVDHVCYVHCNFCNTVLAVSVPGNSMLNVVTVRCGHCTNLLSVNLRALMHSLPEQQDQLQAHGINGSHLEFGSSSSKFRLPMMYLPQNQHHLLQEQTLNAHPPEKRQRIPSAYNRFIKEEIRRIKANNPDISHREAFSTAAKNWAHYPNIHFGLSPGREGGKKLVDEDVSASPPPKKIQSLY; this is translated from the exons ATGTCGTCCCAGATCGCGGCAGCGGTGGATCATGTGTGCTACGTTCACTGCAACTTCTGCAACACAGTTCTCGCG GTGAGTGTCCCTGGGAATAGCATGCTCAACGTCGTGACAGTCCGGTGTGGACACTGCACAAATCTATTGTCAGTGAACCTGAGAGCACTGATGCACTCACTCCCAGAGCAACAGGATCAGCTACAG GCCCATGGCATCAATGGCAGTCATTTGGAGTTTGGTTCTTCGTCCTCGAAGTTCCGACTGCCTATGATGTACTTGCCACAAAACCAACACCACCTGCTGCAGGAACAGACGCTAAATGCTCATC CTCCAGAGAAGAGGCAACGGATTCCATCGGCGTACAACAGATTCATCAA GGAAGAGATCCGCAGGATAAAAGCAAACAACCCTGACATTAGCCACAGGGAAGCCTTTAGCACAGCAGCCAAGAAC TGGGCACATTATCCAAATATCCATTTCGGGCTAAGCCCCGGACGGGAGGGTGGCAAGAAGCTCGTCGATGAGGATGTCTCAGCCTCTCCGCCGCCTAAGAAGATCCAAAGTCTCTActga